The window GATTACTGATATTGAAAATGTGGAAATTCCAAAACCGAAATGGTAATTTTCACCGTTAAAGGAGGAGGAAATATGATCCAATttcatcataaataaataaaaaagtgaAAATATGGGTCCTATCCGCAATTACTGCCTCCTCAAATCATTATTAGTGATGAAAGTGAAGCTAATTAATGGCTCCAAGAAAACTGTCGCAATACACGACAATGtatatttcacgtcagttgcgTAACAAAATGATCCATCTAAATGAAAATACTGAAATCTCATTTTGAGTTATATTTATGATTTACTTTTATATCGAACAAATTATGCAGTCGAAAAAGGCAGTTTGATGTGTATTTTCATCGTTTAATTAAGTGACGATTTCAACATTATTAAAGAAATCTAGAAAAATTTTCCCCAATACAATAAACTAGCATTTAGTATATTACATAAATAAAGTTGAAATATTCTATGTCGAATTCATAATGACACAATTGTCACGCAATAATATCCGGATTGCTTATATGTTTGGATCAGTTATACGTAGATCCACATTTTCAAACCCGACCTCTTGGAATTTTGTGGTTTTGATTTGaaactaattaaatttttttatataaaacattTTTACTAACTTGGTAGCTGCAAGAATTGCCCATTTATATGAGAATTTGGCATTTGTGCAGGAGCCGAAACTATGCTACTGAGTTcaaaaatcttgatttttatCACAATTTCCATTGGAGCAACAAATGCTAAAAATCTACATTTTAGAGAAGCACCCAAGTTTTACAACTCACCCCACTGCCCTTCCATCACTCTTCCGACGGCCGCCGGAAATACCCTCAGTCTTTGTTTCAACACTACAGCTATACATGTAGCAATGACTCTTGATTCAGTTTATCTCCGGGGCTCGATGGCCGCCATTTTATCCGTCCTCCAGCACTCCTCCTGCCCGGAAAACGTAGTCTTCCACTTCATAGCCGCCTCCTCCACCAACGTATCCGACCTCCGCAGCAAAATCACAAGCTCATTCCCTTATCTGGTGTTCAGGATTTACCCTTTCGACGACTCCACCGCTGCTGGATTAATCTCAAACGCCATCCGTGAAGCTCTCGACTGCCCGCTCAACTACGCCCGCAATTACCTTGCAAATCTCCTCCCCACATGCGTTCAGAAGATAGTGTACCTCGACTCCGACGTCGTACTGGTCGACGACATAGGGAAACTCGCCGCCACCCCGCTAATCAATGATGCAGTCTTGGCGGCGCCGGAATACTGCAACGCCAACTTCACCTCCTACTTCACACCGACATTCTGGTCGAACCCTTCGCTTTCCTTGACTTTTGCCAACAGAAAACCCTGTTACTTCAACACTGGTGTCATGGTTATCGATCTTGAAAGATGGCGAGCTGGAGATTACACAACGAAGATTGTGGAATGGATGGAGCTGCAGAAGAGGATAAGGATCTACGAGCTTGGTTCTTTACCGCCGTTTTTGCTGGTTTTTGCCGGGAATATAGCCCCGGTGGATCATCGATGGAATCAACATGGGCTCGGAGGAGATAACTTCTTGGGGCTTTGCCGGGATCTGCATCCTGGTCCGGTGAGCTTATTGCATTGGAGTGGAAAGGGGAAACCGTGGGCAAGACTCGACGCCGGCCGGCCTTGCCCCCTGGATGCGTTGTGGGCACCTTATGATTTGTTACGATCGCCATGTTTTCTTGAATCTTGAGGTATCATTTATGGCTTTCATTATTAATTCTCGCATTAACTGATCAGTCCTATATACTTCAGTAGTTCTGAAATAGGCATGCCGATGAGTTCAGTTTATTAGCTattaattacatttttttttcattagtaTTAATTGATGAATTACTTTTCAGGGTTTTTTGCCGAGGAGCCTTCAAAATACACATGCAAATCGATAGCATAAGAGAGACAAGTGATCGAAGTTTGAGATCCTACTCAATTGTGCATGTAcgtaaaattatatatgtaaataatcTATATATATGCTCCCAGCTCTATAGATCATAAATAAACCAAACATATCGAATGTGTAAGAATTAATTTACAGTATTCGAAATAGAATTAAACGTTGTTGATTCgagaatatattttatatatgattgCCTACGAAAAACTTTCATAAATTGGTTATTACATTAAGTTTGAATGAGAATCATATATAAAAGCATCTTACACTAATCACTTGTAAACATGATTCCTAAAGTAGAGAACCATGCATCAAAAGCCTTTAATTTATGGCTCTTTTTACCACCAACGGCGGATACATTTTTGTTCCGAGTTCGGCTCTACACATTTCTTTTGAAATTACTCTTCTGTACGTTTGATGTCATGtatttcaacaattttttttttcatttaatttagaatttaagTTGCTAAGCTATTGCTATTTTATTTTCTGTATTCTATATCAAACATTTTAACGAAATTATCGTTTCGTGTTATGATCGTATGACTCATGCACAGGGTATAATCGAATCGAGCTACTCGCTAGCAACTCGGCTCAATTTCCATATACGTAAATGTCATGTTTAATTCCAGCTCGTGCATCAGTGTGTAGTATGTATGGCTAAAGTTAGAGGCTCTCATGTTTCACTGTAAGAACCAAGAAATCCTATTTCAGTATATTACgaaaaagaaacataaattGATGAACACGAGTAAAGTAAGATAATATTAGTCAACAGAGAAAAGATTTGTCGGTAAAATCAATCAAAGATAGTTTGTTTCAATttctgatattttaaaatccaaGAGACAAGCTAGTCTTTTGTGGTCAACAAATAACGACCTTACGAGAGAAAATAAGgggatatcatcaataaataaataaatggtaaaaatttatgaataaaGCTGATTAATTTATAGCTTTTAAATCGTAGAAAGAAAGGGAAGAGTGTCGGTAAGCAGAAAGAAGCACGTGGATGGGTTAGGCCGACTGAAAATCAAACGGAGTTTGACGTGTATGACGTCACTAATTTGATTGCCTTTTCTTTTActagttaatttatttaattataacatCCAATTGACGTCCGTAACCAGCTAGCTAGCTTTAAATGTTGGAGACATTCGTTTCCGTACTAAATAAacaattttgatatttaattaGTAAAGGATATAATCGtagcatgaaaaatatataaatttcttcttcttcatttttttccctGACAGTAGGCAACGCATGCATCAGTTTTCATTTTCTACAGCAAGAAAGTATTTTTGGCGGAAGTCGTAAACTTGGAATACAAAATTGAGGTCGTCAACACTAATCTGATTGAACAAAGATCCTCCAGCATTCACTTCTTTTCGCCTTTTTAAAGGATTTCCCCTTACTCGGACCCAAATATTTGTTCATATCTTCTTCACCATCATCTTCACCGCCCTTTCGTCGCTTCTTGCCCCCACTTTCTTTGATTTTCTGTAGAATGAAAACCAGACGACGAAACCATATATATACTCTTATATCAGTTTCTGAGGAACTCACGAAAAACATTAAATAACACGATTAAAAGACGTTCAAATATCAATCAATAATGTACCATTTGGGATATTCTTTTGGCCTCTGTGACACGTTCCAACAGCAATAAAACCTCATCTTCTTGGGCGGGGTACTGAGGTAGCTTTTTACCTGAAGAGAA of the Primulina huaijiensis isolate GDHJ02 chromosome 1, ASM1229523v2, whole genome shotgun sequence genome contains:
- the LOC140973964 gene encoding probable galacturonosyltransferase-like 1, with the protein product MLLSSKILIFITISIGATNAKNLHFREAPKFYNSPHCPSITLPTAAGNTLSLCFNTTAIHVAMTLDSVYLRGSMAAILSVLQHSSCPENVVFHFIAASSTNVSDLRSKITSSFPYLVFRIYPFDDSTAAGLISNAIREALDCPLNYARNYLANLLPTCVQKIVYLDSDVVLVDDIGKLAATPLINDAVLAAPEYCNANFTSYFTPTFWSNPSLSLTFANRKPCYFNTGVMVIDLERWRAGDYTTKIVEWMELQKRIRIYELGSLPPFLLVFAGNIAPVDHRWNQHGLGGDNFLGLCRDLHPGPVSLLHWSGKGKPWARLDAGRPCPLDALWAPYDLLRSPCFLES